The following proteins are co-located in the Gordonia polyisoprenivorans genome:
- a CDS encoding siderophore-interacting protein, with the protein MATEFATPSAGSGDPDETSLRGDEHRSGLADVTARVVRITRPSAGLLRVVLDIGEAARDSTWARPNVAVRIGLDDAEARSRVYTVRDADLDAARITLDVVQHGADSPMMRWSTVLRVGDAVELTGPRPHFLPPEGGARVALFADDSALPALYEILRVWPEGRSAIAVVQSDDDVAVGELVSGAQVRIEQVSAEPGSLVRSATRIADPTDLVVWAAGERDEMRSLRAYFRSTLGLAKDRTAVFGYWRRGVSNTEIDRVRLRTYNSLTAQGKTLADLDDLALEV; encoded by the coding sequence ATGGCCACCGAGTTCGCCACCCCGTCCGCGGGTTCGGGTGACCCCGACGAGACATCACTGCGCGGCGACGAGCACCGCAGTGGGCTCGCCGACGTCACCGCACGGGTGGTGCGCATCACGCGCCCCAGCGCCGGACTGCTGCGTGTGGTGCTGGACATCGGTGAAGCGGCTCGGGATTCGACGTGGGCGCGGCCGAATGTGGCTGTCCGGATCGGCCTCGACGACGCCGAGGCCCGTTCCCGCGTCTACACCGTGCGTGACGCCGACCTCGACGCGGCACGGATCACACTCGACGTGGTACAGCACGGTGCCGACAGCCCGATGATGCGATGGAGCACGGTGCTTCGTGTCGGCGATGCCGTCGAGCTGACCGGACCGCGTCCACACTTCCTGCCGCCGGAGGGCGGTGCGCGGGTCGCGCTGTTCGCCGATGATTCGGCGCTCCCCGCGCTCTACGAGATCCTGCGGGTCTGGCCCGAGGGGCGATCGGCGATCGCGGTCGTGCAGAGTGACGACGACGTGGCGGTCGGTGAACTGGTGTCCGGTGCGCAGGTCCGTATCGAGCAGGTCTCCGCCGAACCCGGCTCGTTGGTGCGCTCGGCGACCCGGATCGCCGATCCCACCGATCTGGTCGTCTGGGCCGCCGGTGAACGCGACGAGATGCGGTCGCTGCGAGCGTATTTCCGCTCCACCCTCGGCCTGGCAAAGGATCGGACCGCGGTGTTCGGCTACTGGCGACGCGGTGTGAGCAACACCGAGATCGATCGGGTCCGCTTGCGGACCTATAACTCGTTGACGGCGCAGGGCAAGACGCTCGCCGATCTCGACGACCTGGCCCTCGAGGTCTGA
- a CDS encoding glutathione peroxidase, with the protein MTTAYDFTATDIDGNPVDLSTYRGHPLLIVNTASKCGFTPQYQGLEKLHREYADQGLVVLGFPCDQFAHQEPGDEDEIKNFCSLTYDVTFPMFAKVDVNGDDAHPLYQWLRQQKSGILGSRVKWNFTKFLVDKSGAVVARFAPTVKPEKLTDDIDKVL; encoded by the coding sequence GTGACCACTGCCTACGACTTCACCGCCACCGACATCGACGGCAATCCCGTCGATCTGAGCACCTATCGTGGCCATCCGCTGCTCATCGTGAACACCGCCTCCAAATGCGGATTCACACCCCAGTATCAGGGTCTGGAGAAGCTACACCGCGAGTACGCCGACCAGGGGCTGGTGGTGCTCGGATTCCCGTGCGATCAGTTCGCGCACCAGGAGCCCGGTGACGAGGACGAGATCAAGAACTTCTGCTCGTTGACCTACGACGTGACCTTCCCGATGTTCGCCAAGGTCGACGTCAACGGCGACGACGCTCATCCGCTGTATCAGTGGCTGCGCCAACAGAAGTCGGGAATCCTGGGCAGCCGGGTCAAGTGGAACTTCACCAAGTTCCTCGTCGACAAGTCGGGTGCGGTGGTGGCGCGGTTCGCGCCGACGGTCAAGCCGGAAAAGCTCACCGACGATATCGACAAAGTGCTCTGA
- a CDS encoding GGDEF domain-containing protein produces the protein MSSTLQRITRTTVGLSTLNFSAVAALTLVDPTRGPAGDAARVWLVFGIVSNAVLAVTWFFSNVMTRGVGARAFGIWADVATATVLVTFADPGEALVGCVLFAVTGAFFTFYLPRSWMRVHVVLVLGVILLMAALSVRDGMNWATVIARTDVVIAGVLGLPMTIQIVWASQRRRARLSEIDALTRIANRRGLDRYVESVSPMQHHGVLAAMVIDIDYFKSVNDEHGHDTGDRVLVAVAQALVEAVGDAGTVARNGGEEFAVFLALDAAYELDATTALMPVYVTVPGIAPVSLSIGVASLSIRASQEMDASAAWHLLAAADEAMYRAKARSGARVESVDLVGTTPP, from the coding sequence GTGAGTTCCACACTGCAGAGGATCACGCGCACGACGGTGGGTTTGTCGACGCTGAATTTCTCGGCGGTGGCAGCGCTGACCCTGGTCGATCCCACCCGGGGGCCAGCGGGAGACGCGGCGCGCGTGTGGCTCGTCTTCGGGATCGTCAGCAATGCCGTTCTTGCGGTGACCTGGTTCTTCAGCAACGTCATGACGCGAGGCGTGGGCGCACGAGCCTTCGGGATCTGGGCCGACGTCGCGACCGCGACGGTGCTGGTCACCTTCGCCGACCCAGGTGAGGCGCTGGTGGGGTGCGTCCTGTTCGCGGTGACCGGGGCGTTCTTCACGTTCTACCTGCCGCGATCGTGGATGCGTGTCCACGTCGTCCTCGTCCTGGGAGTCATCTTGCTGATGGCGGCGCTCTCGGTGCGCGACGGCATGAACTGGGCGACCGTCATCGCCCGCACCGACGTGGTGATCGCCGGTGTGCTCGGCCTACCGATGACCATCCAGATCGTGTGGGCCTCCCAACGGCGTCGTGCCCGACTGTCGGAGATCGACGCCCTGACCCGCATCGCCAACCGTCGTGGCCTCGACCGATACGTCGAATCCGTGTCCCCGATGCAGCACCACGGCGTCCTGGCCGCGATGGTCATCGATATCGACTACTTCAAGTCGGTCAACGACGAGCACGGTCACGATACCGGCGACCGGGTGCTGGTGGCCGTGGCGCAGGCCCTCGTCGAGGCCGTCGGCGATGCCGGGACCGTCGCCCGAAACGGCGGCGAGGAGTTCGCGGTGTTTCTCGCCCTGGACGCCGCATACGAACTGGATGCGACAACAGCGCTCATGCCGGTGTATGTCACGGTTCCCGGGATCGCGCCGGTCAGCCTCAGCATCGGGGTGGCGTCACTGTCGATTCGGGCATCGCAGGAGATGGACGCCTCGGCCGCCTGGCATCTGCTGGCCGCCGCGGACGAGGCCATGTATCGGGCGAAGGCGCGGAGTGGGGCGCGCGTCGAGAGTGTGGATCTGGTGGGCACCACCCCGCCCTGA
- a CDS encoding metal ABC transporter permease, with amino-acid sequence MNSDEWLTGFFVTESVQTALLVGGFAAAVAAVVGVFTVVRGQSFAGHALADLGAVGGSASFLLGVSQLWGFVGAGVLAALLMEVIGIRRIQGRDVATGVTLGFGLGLTSLLLYLATTNGSGASHDATVSVLFGSLFVIDRALVPVVVALGLVALALVAAMYRWLQLDLVDHDLATAAGVRVRLSGCAFLIALALAVELSSLTIGVILSTALLIGPPATALLVTRRFSTAILLSVALGVAATWLGCLLSYESHYWAGTHGNWPVSFCIVTLVFLAYLLARVLSAGRRRHVPVAIPVPS; translated from the coding sequence ATGAATAGCGACGAGTGGCTCACCGGATTCTTCGTCACCGAATCGGTCCAGACCGCACTGCTGGTGGGTGGCTTCGCCGCCGCTGTCGCCGCCGTCGTGGGGGTGTTCACCGTCGTGCGCGGGCAGTCCTTCGCCGGTCACGCGCTCGCCGACCTCGGCGCCGTCGGCGGTTCGGCGTCGTTCCTCCTCGGTGTCAGCCAGCTGTGGGGATTCGTGGGGGCCGGCGTCCTCGCGGCACTCCTGATGGAGGTCATCGGGATTCGCCGTATCCAGGGTCGCGACGTGGCCACCGGGGTGACCCTCGGGTTCGGTCTGGGCCTGACCTCGCTGCTGCTGTACCTGGCGACCACCAACGGTTCCGGCGCGTCACACGACGCCACGGTGTCGGTGCTGTTCGGATCGCTGTTCGTCATCGATCGGGCACTGGTGCCGGTCGTCGTCGCCCTCGGCCTCGTCGCACTCGCCCTGGTGGCAGCCATGTACCGGTGGCTGCAACTCGACCTCGTCGACCATGACCTCGCCACCGCCGCCGGCGTGCGAGTTCGGTTGTCCGGCTGCGCCTTCCTGATCGCCTTGGCCCTGGCGGTGGAGTTGTCGTCGCTGACGATCGGCGTCATCCTGTCCACCGCGCTGCTCATCGGGCCACCGGCGACCGCGCTGCTGGTGACCCGGCGGTTCTCCACCGCGATCCTGCTCTCGGTCGCGCTCGGCGTGGCCGCCACCTGGCTGGGCTGCCTGCTCTCCTATGAGAGCCACTATTGGGCTGGTACGCACGGCAATTGGCCGGTCAGCTTCTGCATCGTGACGCTGGTGTTCCTCGCCTATCTCCTCGCGCGTGTGCTGTCGGCAGGCCGCCGACGCCACGTCCCCGTCGCAATACCGGTGCCGAGCTGA
- a CDS encoding acryloyl-CoA reductase: MTSTPENFTALLATEADGQISLDRTTLSANDLPDGEVTIAVHYSGVNYKDALAVTPRGGVVRTYPIVPGIDVAGEVVASDHPDFAPGDRVVAHGGPIGTEANGGYADYARVPAAQVVALRSLSTREAAAIGTAGFTAAMSVAALLDHGVRPDDGPVLVTGASGGVGAVSVDLLAGAGFTVTASSGKPDAEPLLRELGATEVIGRLVDDETKIRPLGKSVWAGAVDCVGGKTLAYVLSAMNHSGAVAASGLTGGADLPTTVMPFILRGVALLGIDSVLIGAELRRSIWSRIESDLRPSHLDRVISEIGLDELPAALEQIKGGKLTGRTVVRVLGDG; the protein is encoded by the coding sequence ATGACGAGCACGCCAGAGAACTTCACCGCCCTGCTGGCCACCGAGGCCGACGGACAGATCTCCCTCGACCGAACCACGTTGTCCGCGAACGATCTTCCCGACGGCGAGGTGACGATCGCCGTGCACTACTCGGGCGTCAACTACAAGGACGCACTCGCGGTCACGCCGCGCGGCGGGGTGGTCCGCACGTATCCGATCGTTCCAGGGATCGACGTCGCCGGGGAGGTCGTGGCCTCCGATCACCCCGATTTCGCCCCCGGTGATCGGGTCGTCGCGCACGGCGGACCGATCGGCACCGAGGCCAACGGCGGCTACGCCGACTATGCGCGCGTACCCGCTGCACAGGTGGTCGCGCTGCGATCACTGAGCACCCGCGAGGCCGCCGCCATCGGAACCGCCGGCTTCACCGCGGCGATGAGCGTCGCCGCGCTGCTCGATCACGGCGTGCGCCCGGACGACGGACCGGTGCTCGTCACCGGCGCCTCCGGCGGTGTCGGCGCGGTGAGCGTCGATCTTCTCGCCGGGGCCGGCTTCACCGTCACCGCATCGAGCGGTAAACCCGACGCCGAACCCCTGTTGCGCGAACTCGGGGCGACCGAGGTCATCGGACGGCTCGTGGACGACGAGACGAAGATCCGGCCGCTCGGCAAGTCGGTGTGGGCAGGTGCGGTCGACTGCGTCGGCGGCAAGACCCTGGCGTATGTCCTGAGCGCCATGAACCACAGTGGTGCGGTCGCCGCGAGCGGCCTCACCGGCGGTGCGGATCTGCCGACCACGGTGATGCCGTTCATCCTCCGCGGGGTCGCACTACTCGGAATCGACTCGGTGCTCATCGGCGCGGAGCTGCGCCGGTCGATCTGGTCGCGCATCGAAAGCGATTTGCGCCCATCGCATCTCGACCGCGTCATCAGCGAGATCGGACTCGACGAGCTGCCCGCGGCGCTCGAGCAGATCAAGGGCGGCAAGCTCACCGGACGCACCGTCGTGCGGGTCCTCGGCGACGGCTGA
- a CDS encoding SDR family NAD(P)-dependent oxidoreductase, producing the protein MSPRTTIVITGASDGIGAVTARTLAAPDVDLILVGRSADKLDAVTADTGAVGFTADYAQLDDVRRLAEKIREHTDHIDVLLNNAGGTFDPRHATPDGHEPNFQINHLAPFLLTHLLRDRLAAPDACLVVNTASVGNLAGHVDLSDLDYRRRRPIGLRCYGTAKLMNILFTRGIAQRWSDDGIVSAAVHPGPAATSFGRDSAFVGLLYRTPLRHIGTITPDKGAQPLIELARRGPDPDINGVYFHRHKAKGPENRQAHDQTLIDGLWSASAQLVGVDPG; encoded by the coding sequence ATGAGTCCGCGCACAACCATCGTGATCACCGGTGCCAGCGACGGGATCGGGGCGGTCACCGCCCGAACCCTCGCGGCACCCGATGTCGACCTGATCCTCGTCGGCCGTTCCGCCGACAAACTCGACGCCGTCACCGCCGACACCGGTGCGGTGGGATTCACCGCCGACTATGCGCAACTCGACGACGTCCGCCGGCTCGCCGAGAAGATCCGCGAGCACACCGACCACATCGACGTGCTGCTCAACAACGCCGGCGGTACCTTCGATCCCCGGCACGCCACGCCCGACGGGCACGAACCCAACTTCCAGATCAACCATCTCGCACCGTTTCTGCTCACCCATCTGCTCCGAGACCGGCTGGCGGCGCCGGACGCCTGCCTGGTGGTCAACACCGCCAGCGTCGGCAACCTGGCCGGCCACGTCGACCTGTCCGATCTGGACTACCGACGCCGACGCCCCATCGGCCTGCGTTGTTACGGCACCGCGAAACTGATGAACATCCTGTTCACCCGTGGCATCGCGCAACGGTGGAGCGACGATGGGATCGTCTCCGCCGCAGTACATCCCGGTCCCGCGGCGACGAGTTTCGGTCGTGACTCGGCGTTCGTCGGACTCCTGTATCGCACACCGCTGCGCCACATCGGGACCATCACACCCGACAAGGGCGCGCAACCGCTGATCGAGTTGGCCCGCCGCGGCCCCGACCCGGACATCAACGGGGTGTACTTTCATCGACACAAAGCCAAGGGACCCGAGAACCGCCAAGCTCACGATCAAACATTGATCGACGGATTGTGGTCGGCGTCGGCACAATTGGTGGGGGTCGATCCAGGCTGA
- a CDS encoding metal ABC transporter ATP-binding protein: protein MGGPADSIVLAARNIRVSLGGQPVLDDVSVEVAPGEFVGLIGANGAGKTTLLRVLLGVLRPHSGQVHRPPRGGIGYLPQKVGVDADTPLRARDIVALGIDGGRLGIPLRRRRLRPIVDEALEAVDAQAFADKRIGELSGGQQQRVLLAHALIRKPQLLLLDEPLAGLDPGSASDIVDLLDTLRCTTGVSIVMTAHDINVLLPVMDRVVYLAGGKAVDGRPDEVITTEVLSGLYGRPIRVIRTDGRILVLADDRMSSPELVAPDELGV, encoded by the coding sequence GTGGGAGGCCCCGCGGACTCGATTGTGCTTGCCGCGCGCAACATCCGGGTGAGTCTTGGCGGCCAGCCGGTGCTCGACGACGTCTCCGTCGAGGTGGCGCCGGGAGAGTTCGTGGGACTGATCGGCGCCAACGGTGCCGGCAAGACGACGCTGCTGCGCGTGCTGCTCGGAGTGCTTCGGCCACACTCCGGGCAGGTGCATCGGCCCCCGCGTGGCGGAATCGGGTACCTTCCGCAGAAGGTCGGCGTCGATGCCGACACCCCGCTGCGTGCCCGCGACATCGTGGCCCTCGGCATCGACGGCGGACGACTCGGTATACCGCTGCGGCGCAGAAGGTTACGACCCATCGTCGACGAGGCGCTCGAGGCGGTGGACGCGCAGGCTTTCGCCGACAAGCGCATCGGCGAGCTCTCCGGGGGGCAACAGCAACGCGTCCTGCTCGCGCACGCGCTGATCCGGAAACCGCAACTGCTGCTCCTCGACGAACCGTTGGCCGGCCTCGACCCCGGCAGCGCCTCGGACATCGTCGACCTCCTCGACACCCTGCGCTGCACCACGGGGGTGAGCATCGTCATGACCGCCCACGACATCAATGTGCTCCTGCCGGTGATGGATCGCGTCGTCTACCTCGCCGGCGGCAAGGCCGTCGACGGTCGCCCCGACGAGGTGATCACCACCGAGGTGCTCAGCGGGCTCTACGGACGGCCCATCCGCGTCATCCGCACCGACGGGCGAATCCTCGTGCTCGCCGACGACCGGATGTCCTCGCCCGAGCTCGTCGCACCCGACGAGCTCGGGGTCTAG
- a CDS encoding Hsp20/alpha crystallin family protein, with the protein MLRFDPFSDVDALARGLMTGSMAGSQRAPRFMPLDLYKVGDHYMLIADMPGADPGSIDVNVDNGVLTLSAQRSAPSDDGVQWLASERFSGSYRRQITLGDGIDPARISATYDNGVLHVSIPLAEEAKPRKIAVETKSDPHAIAAGTPG; encoded by the coding sequence GTGCTTCGTTTTGATCCGTTCAGTGATGTCGACGCGCTTGCTCGGGGATTGATGACCGGCTCGATGGCCGGTAGTCAGCGCGCCCCGCGGTTCATGCCGCTCGATCTGTACAAGGTCGGCGATCACTACATGCTGATCGCGGACATGCCCGGCGCCGATCCCGGATCGATCGACGTCAACGTGGACAACGGTGTGCTGACCCTCTCGGCGCAGCGCAGCGCCCCGTCGGACGACGGAGTGCAATGGCTGGCCAGTGAGCGGTTCTCGGGGAGCTATCGCCGCCAGATCACCCTGGGCGACGGCATCGACCCGGCCCGCATCTCGGCGACCTACGACAACGGTGTGCTGCATGTGAGCATCCCGCTCGCCGAGGAGGCCAAGCCGCGCAAGATCGCCGTCGAGACCAAGAGCGATCCGCACGCGATCGCGGCCGGAACCCCGGGCTGA
- a CDS encoding cupin domain-containing protein, protein MRSLTRVLVVLAALATLGAVIPAAAHATPSSGVTAVTLAEGDIPADLLPFVPRGVHVAVREITIAPGGSTGWHYHDGELIGLVRAGTLTHPGADCAPVVYHTGDIIKEPAGQANTHVGRNLGTGPVVLDVLYLIPLGKPLFEDAPAPACDAPR, encoded by the coding sequence ATGAGGTCACTCACCCGCGTCCTGGTCGTCCTCGCCGCGTTGGCCACGCTCGGGGCCGTGATACCCGCAGCAGCGCACGCCACGCCGTCGTCGGGTGTCACGGCGGTGACCCTGGCCGAAGGTGACATACCCGCCGACCTGCTGCCGTTCGTGCCGCGCGGGGTACATGTGGCGGTCCGGGAGATCACCATCGCGCCCGGCGGAAGCACCGGCTGGCATTATCACGACGGGGAATTGATCGGGTTGGTGCGGGCCGGCACGCTGACCCATCCGGGCGCCGATTGCGCACCCGTCGTCTACCACACCGGGGACATCATCAAAGAGCCTGCAGGACAAGCAAATACTCACGTGGGCCGAAACCTCGGTACCGGGCCGGTGGTGCTCGACGTGCTCTACCTGATCCCCTTGGGCAAGCCGTTGTTCGAAGATGCGCCCGCACCGGCATGCGACGCACCTCGCTGA
- a CDS encoding NAD(P)-dependent alcohol dehydrogenase, with the protein MTTTVNAYIATAPDQPLSKTTIERRDLAPRDVLIDIAYAGICHSDIHTARNEWGGTTYPVVPGHEITGTVSAVGSEVTRHKVGDRVGVGCFVQSCGECGPCKDGDEQYCVKGAVGTYNSTTYEGEFTHGGYSQQVVVTEDFVLRIPDGLELDVATPLLCAGITLYSPLKHWGAGPGKKVAIIGMGGLGHVGVKIAHALGAEVTVLSQSMRKEEDGKRFGADHYYATSDESTFRTLRNEFDLILNTVSVNLDLNQYLSLLAVNGTLVELGLPENPLQFKAFPLLNNRRSLAGSMVGGIAPTQEMLDFCAEHGIGAEIETISADGINEAYDRVVDSDVRYRFVIDAATLAD; encoded by the coding sequence GTGACGACCACCGTCAACGCCTACATCGCCACCGCACCCGACCAGCCGCTGTCGAAAACCACCATCGAACGTCGGGACCTCGCGCCGCGCGACGTTCTCATCGACATCGCCTACGCGGGCATCTGCCACTCCGACATCCACACCGCCCGCAACGAATGGGGCGGCACCACCTATCCGGTGGTTCCCGGCCACGAGATCACCGGCACCGTGTCCGCAGTCGGTTCCGAGGTCACCCGGCACAAGGTCGGCGACCGCGTCGGCGTCGGCTGTTTCGTCCAGTCCTGCGGCGAGTGCGGCCCCTGCAAGGACGGCGACGAACAGTACTGCGTGAAAGGTGCTGTGGGAACCTACAACTCCACCACCTACGAGGGTGAGTTCACTCACGGCGGCTATTCCCAGCAGGTCGTGGTGACCGAGGACTTCGTGCTGCGGATTCCCGACGGCCTGGAGCTGGACGTGGCCACCCCACTGCTGTGTGCGGGCATCACGCTGTACTCGCCGTTGAAGCACTGGGGCGCCGGGCCGGGCAAGAAGGTCGCCATCATCGGGATGGGCGGGCTCGGGCACGTGGGCGTCAAGATCGCCCACGCCCTCGGTGCCGAGGTGACCGTGCTCAGCCAGTCGATGCGAAAAGAGGAGGACGGCAAGCGGTTCGGCGCGGATCACTACTACGCGACCAGTGACGAGTCGACCTTCCGCACACTGCGCAACGAGTTCGATCTGATCCTCAACACGGTGTCGGTGAACCTCGACCTCAACCAGTACCTCTCGTTGCTCGCGGTCAACGGCACCCTCGTCGAACTCGGATTGCCCGAGAATCCGCTGCAGTTCAAGGCATTCCCGCTGTTGAACAACCGGCGCTCGCTGGCCGGATCGATGGTCGGCGGGATCGCCCCGACCCAGGAAATGCTCGACTTCTGTGCCGAGCACGGTATCGGCGCCGAGATCGAGACCATCAGCGCCGATGGGATCAACGAGGCCTACGATCGCGTCGTCGACAGCGACGTGCGCTACCGCTTCGTCATCGACGCGGCGACCTTGGCCGACTGA
- a CDS encoding metal ABC transporter permease: MFEPFLINAWIAGTLVGIIAGVVGFFVVLRGDSFLAHAVPHGAFAGAAAAVLVGANPLLGLGVAATAGAMTISALGARARRDVATALGLVLMLGLGEFFLSRGDQYSSQVYALLFGQILGVSTIAIVPMVVLGALCVLTVAVVYRPLLLGSVLPDMAAGHGVDTRYTSMAFALVLACATTMSVPIVGALLMFALLVGPAATARCFTRSPGRSIAASVVLSVGAVWAAIALSVQTDWPIGFFVTAICAAMYIVGRLASVVSARRVGRAVRKPDRPLRTSRRYSTATP; the protein is encoded by the coding sequence ATGTTCGAGCCGTTTCTGATCAACGCCTGGATTGCCGGCACCCTGGTCGGGATCATCGCAGGTGTGGTGGGGTTCTTCGTCGTCCTGCGCGGGGATTCGTTTCTGGCGCATGCCGTTCCGCACGGTGCCTTCGCCGGCGCCGCGGCCGCGGTCCTGGTGGGCGCCAACCCACTGCTCGGTCTGGGCGTCGCGGCCACCGCCGGTGCGATGACGATCTCCGCGCTGGGCGCGCGCGCCCGACGGGACGTGGCGACGGCGCTGGGCCTCGTGCTCATGTTGGGGCTCGGTGAGTTCTTCCTCAGCCGCGGCGACCAATACTCGTCGCAGGTGTATGCCCTGCTGTTCGGGCAGATCCTCGGAGTGTCGACGATCGCCATCGTCCCGATGGTGGTTCTCGGTGCGCTGTGTGTGCTGACGGTGGCCGTCGTGTACCGGCCCCTGCTGCTCGGCTCGGTGCTACCCGACATGGCGGCCGGTCACGGCGTCGACACCCGGTACACCTCGATGGCCTTCGCGCTGGTCCTGGCATGTGCGACCACGATGAGTGTGCCGATCGTCGGTGCTCTGCTGATGTTCGCCCTGCTCGTAGGTCCGGCGGCGACGGCCCGATGCTTCACCCGCAGCCCGGGTCGGTCGATCGCGGCCTCGGTGGTGCTGTCGGTCGGTGCGGTGTGGGCCGCCATCGCCCTGTCGGTGCAGACCGATTGGCCGATCGGGTTCTTCGTCACCGCGATCTGTGCCGCGATGTACATCGTCGGACGCCTCGCCTCCGTCGTCTCGGCACGACGCGTCGGACGGGCCGTGCGAAAACCGGATCGGCCTCTGCGGACATCGCGCAGGTACTCCACAGCCACCCCGTGA
- a CDS encoding GAF domain-containing protein, which produces MSFDIATAQTGTYSELAEAAAGLVAGEHDRIANAANISALVYHSLPQLNWVGFYFFDGTELVVGPFQGKPACVRIGLDRGVCGAAARTLTTQRVADVHAVPDHIACDAQSRSELVVPLVGADDELIGVFDLDSPVPERFTADDQRGLEAIAAVFVDSLR; this is translated from the coding sequence ATGAGCTTCGACATCGCGACCGCACAGACCGGCACCTACTCCGAGCTCGCCGAGGCCGCGGCGGGCCTCGTTGCCGGCGAGCACGACCGCATCGCCAACGCGGCCAACATCTCCGCGCTGGTGTATCACTCACTGCCCCAGCTGAACTGGGTCGGCTTCTACTTCTTCGACGGCACCGAGCTGGTCGTCGGGCCGTTCCAGGGCAAGCCCGCTTGCGTGCGTATCGGTCTCGACCGCGGGGTGTGCGGCGCAGCGGCACGAACCCTTACGACGCAGCGCGTCGCCGATGTCCATGCGGTTCCCGACCACATCGCCTGCGACGCGCAGAGTCGCTCGGAACTCGTCGTGCCCCTCGTCGGCGCCGACGACGAGCTGATCGGCGTCTTCGACCTCGACAGCCCGGTGCCGGAGCGCTTCACCGCCGACGATCAGCGCGGACTGGAGGCCATCGCGGCGGTCTTCGTCGACTCGCTGCGGTGA
- a CDS encoding metal ABC transporter solute-binding protein, Zn/Mn family, with protein MRISRMAVSAVAAAAVVIGIAGCSSSSSGSDDSTIHAVAAENEYADVLSQVGGHYVSVSAIMSDPNTDPHTYEASPAVAKELRDATLVVQNGLGYDDFMSKLEQASPVNGRKVVVAQQVLGLPDSTPNPHLWYDPKTMPAVANAIAEDLGTLQPAHKDEFEKNAAAFTASLQPWLTALASFAKTHPATPVAVTEPVADYMLQAAGTDIKTPWTLQAAIMNDTDPSPQDSTLQDSLLNGKQVKVFLYNQQVTDDTTSKYLALSKSHGIPVVGVYETMPTGYTYQRWMTAELDAMSKAVTDGTSTEKL; from the coding sequence GTGCGCATCAGCAGAATGGCGGTGTCGGCGGTGGCCGCCGCGGCGGTGGTGATCGGTATCGCCGGATGTTCGAGTTCGTCGAGCGGGTCCGACGACTCGACGATCCACGCCGTGGCGGCGGAGAACGAGTACGCCGACGTGCTCTCGCAGGTCGGCGGGCACTACGTGTCGGTCTCGGCGATCATGAGCGACCCCAACACCGATCCGCACACCTATGAGGCGAGCCCGGCAGTGGCCAAGGAACTCCGCGACGCGACGCTGGTGGTGCAGAACGGGCTGGGCTACGACGACTTCATGTCCAAGCTCGAGCAGGCGTCCCCGGTCAACGGGCGTAAAGTCGTTGTGGCCCAACAAGTGCTCGGACTGCCGGACTCCACGCCGAATCCGCACCTGTGGTACGACCCCAAGACGATGCCCGCGGTGGCCAATGCCATCGCCGAGGATCTCGGCACGCTGCAACCCGCCCACAAGGACGAGTTCGAGAAGAACGCGGCGGCGTTCACCGCCTCGCTGCAGCCCTGGCTGACCGCCCTGGCGAGCTTTGCCAAGACCCACCCCGCGACACCGGTTGCCGTCACCGAGCCGGTCGCCGACTACATGCTGCAGGCGGCAGGCACCGACATCAAGACCCCCTGGACGCTGCAGGCGGCGATCATGAACGACACCGACCCGTCGCCTCAGGACTCGACGCTGCAGGATTCGCTGCTGAACGGCAAGCAGGTCAAGGTCTTCCTCTACAACCAGCAGGTCACCGACGACACCACCAGCAAGTACCTGGCGCTGTCCAAGTCACACGGCATCCCGGTGGTCGGCGTGTACGAGACGATGCCCACCGGCTACACCTACCAACGCTGGATGACCGCCGAACTCGACGCCATGTCCAAGGCCGTCACCGACGGCACCTCGACCGAGAAACTCTGA